A part of Neovison vison isolate M4711 chromosome 8, ASM_NN_V1, whole genome shotgun sequence genomic DNA contains:
- the SLC30A6 gene encoding zinc transporter 6 isoform X3, which produces MTCLISYWVMMRKPSPVYSFGFERLEVLAVFASTVLAQLGALFILKESAERFLEQPEIHTGRLLVGTFVALSFNLFTMLSIRNKPFAYVSEAASTSWLQEHVADLSRSLCGIIPGLSSIFLPRMNPFVLIDLAGAFALCITYMLIEINNYFAVDTASAIAIALMTFGTMYPMSVYSGKVLLQTTPPHVIGQLDKLIREVSTLDGVLEVRNEHFWTLGFGSLAGSVHVRIRRDANEQMVLAHVTNRLYTLVSTLTVQIFKDDWIRPALLSGPVAANVLNFSDHHIIPMPPSKGADDSNPVTSTPAKPTSPPPEFSFNTPGKNINPVILLNTQTRPYGLGLNHGHTPYSSMLNQGLGVPGIGATQGFRTGFTNVPSRYGTNNRIGQPRP; this is translated from the exons ATGACGTGTTTGATAAGTTACTGGGTAATGATGAGGAAACCTAGCCCTGTCTATTCATTTGG ATTTGAAAGATTAGAAGTCTTAGCTGTATTTGCCTCCACAGTCTTGGCACAGTTGGGAGCTCTCTTTATATTAAAAGAAAG tgcAGAGCGCTTTTTGGAGCAGCCTGAGATACACAC GGGAAGATTATTAGTTGGTACTTTTGTGGCTCTTTCCTTCAACTTGTTCACAATGCTTTCTATTCGGAATAAACCTTTTGCTTATGTCTCTGAAG CTGCTAGTACGAGTTGGCTTCAAGAGCATGTTGCAGATCTTAGTCGAAG cTTGTGTGGAATTATTCCAGGACTTAGCAGTATCTTCCTTCCCCGGATGAATCCGTTTGTTTTGATTGATCTCGCTGGAGCATTTGCTCTTTGTATTACATATATGCTAATTGAAATTAA caattATTTTGCTGTAGACACTGCTTCTGCCATAGCCATTGCTCTGATGACGTTTGGCACTATGTATCCCATGAGCGTGTACAGTGGCAAAGTGTTACTGCAG aCAACACCACCCCATGTTATTGGCCAGCTGGACAAACTTATCAGAGAG GTATCTACTCTGGATGGAGTTTTAGAAGTTCGGAATGAGCATTTTTGGACCCTAGGTTTTGGCTCATTG GCTGGATCAGTTCATGTAAGAATTCGACGAGATGCCAATGAACAAATGGTTCTTGCTCATGTGACCAACAGGCTATATACTCTAGTGTCTACCTTGACTGTTCAGATTTTCAAGGATGATTGGATTAGACCTGCCTTACTCTCTGGGCCTGTTGCTGCCAACGTCCTAAACTTTTCAGATCATCACATAATTCCAATGCCTCCTTCAAAGGGTGCTGATGATTCAAACCCTGTCACATCGACTCCAGCTAAACCTACTAGTCCACCTCCAGAATTTTCATTTAACACCCCTGGAAAAAACATAAACCCAGTCATTCTCCTAAATACCCAAACAAGACCTTATGGTTTGGGTCTTAATCATGGACACACACCTTACAGTAGCATGCTTAATCAAGGACTTGGAGTTCCAGGAATTGGAGCAACCCAAGGATTCAGGACTGGTTTTACAAATGTGCCAAGTAGATATGGAACTAACAATAGAATTGGACAACCAAGACCATGA
- the SLC30A6 gene encoding zinc transporter 6 isoform X1 encodes MGTIHLFRKPQRSFFGKLLQEFRLVAADRRSWKILLFGAINLTCTGFLLMWCSSTNSIALTAYTYLTIFDLFSLMTCLISYWVMMRKPSPVYSFGFERLEVLAVFASTVLAQLGALFILKESAERFLEQPEIHTGRLLVGTFVALSFNLFTMLSIRNKPFAYVSEAASTSWLQEHVADLSRSLCGIIPGLSSIFLPRMNPFVLIDLAGAFALCITYMLIEINNYFAVDTASAIAIALMTFGTMYPMSVYSGKVLLQTTPPHVIGQLDKLIREVSTLDGVLEVRNEHFWTLGFGSLAGSVHVRIRRDANEQMVLAHVTNRLYTLVSTLTVQIFKDDWIRPALLSGPVAANVLNFSDHHIIPMPPSKGADDSNPVTSTPAKPTSPPPEFSFNTPGKNINPVILLNTQTRPYGLGLNHGHTPYSSMLNQGLGVPGIGATQGFRTGFTNVPSRYGTNNRIGQPRP; translated from the exons gggaCAATTCATCTCTTTAGAAAACCACAAAGATCTTTTTTTGGCAAGTTATTACAGGAATTTAGACTTGTAGCAGCAGACCGAAGG tcctgGAAGATACTGCTCTTTGGTGCAATAAACTTAACATGTACTGGCTTCCTGCTTATGTGGTGCAGTTCCACTAACAGTATAG CTTTAACTGCCTATACGTACTTGACCATTTTTGATCTTTTTAG TTTAATGACGTGTTTGATAAGTTACTGGGTAATGATGAGGAAACCTAGCCCTGTCTATTCATTTGG ATTTGAAAGATTAGAAGTCTTAGCTGTATTTGCCTCCACAGTCTTGGCACAGTTGGGAGCTCTCTTTATATTAAAAGAAAG tgcAGAGCGCTTTTTGGAGCAGCCTGAGATACACAC GGGAAGATTATTAGTTGGTACTTTTGTGGCTCTTTCCTTCAACTTGTTCACAATGCTTTCTATTCGGAATAAACCTTTTGCTTATGTCTCTGAAG CTGCTAGTACGAGTTGGCTTCAAGAGCATGTTGCAGATCTTAGTCGAAG cTTGTGTGGAATTATTCCAGGACTTAGCAGTATCTTCCTTCCCCGGATGAATCCGTTTGTTTTGATTGATCTCGCTGGAGCATTTGCTCTTTGTATTACATATATGCTAATTGAAATTAA caattATTTTGCTGTAGACACTGCTTCTGCCATAGCCATTGCTCTGATGACGTTTGGCACTATGTATCCCATGAGCGTGTACAGTGGCAAAGTGTTACTGCAG aCAACACCACCCCATGTTATTGGCCAGCTGGACAAACTTATCAGAGAG GTATCTACTCTGGATGGAGTTTTAGAAGTTCGGAATGAGCATTTTTGGACCCTAGGTTTTGGCTCATTG GCTGGATCAGTTCATGTAAGAATTCGACGAGATGCCAATGAACAAATGGTTCTTGCTCATGTGACCAACAGGCTATATACTCTAGTGTCTACCTTGACTGTTCAGATTTTCAAGGATGATTGGATTAGACCTGCCTTACTCTCTGGGCCTGTTGCTGCCAACGTCCTAAACTTTTCAGATCATCACATAATTCCAATGCCTCCTTCAAAGGGTGCTGATGATTCAAACCCTGTCACATCGACTCCAGCTAAACCTACTAGTCCACCTCCAGAATTTTCATTTAACACCCCTGGAAAAAACATAAACCCAGTCATTCTCCTAAATACCCAAACAAGACCTTATGGTTTGGGTCTTAATCATGGACACACACCTTACAGTAGCATGCTTAATCAAGGACTTGGAGTTCCAGGAATTGGAGCAACCCAAGGATTCAGGACTGGTTTTACAAATGTGCCAAGTAGATATGGAACTAACAATAGAATTGGACAACCAAGACCATGA
- the SLC30A6 gene encoding zinc transporter 6 isoform X2 produces the protein MSWKILLFGAINLTCTGFLLMWCSSTNSIALTAYTYLTIFDLFSLMTCLISYWVMMRKPSPVYSFGFERLEVLAVFASTVLAQLGALFILKESAERFLEQPEIHTGRLLVGTFVALSFNLFTMLSIRNKPFAYVSEAASTSWLQEHVADLSRSLCGIIPGLSSIFLPRMNPFVLIDLAGAFALCITYMLIEINNYFAVDTASAIAIALMTFGTMYPMSVYSGKVLLQTTPPHVIGQLDKLIREVSTLDGVLEVRNEHFWTLGFGSLAGSVHVRIRRDANEQMVLAHVTNRLYTLVSTLTVQIFKDDWIRPALLSGPVAANVLNFSDHHIIPMPPSKGADDSNPVTSTPAKPTSPPPEFSFNTPGKNINPVILLNTQTRPYGLGLNHGHTPYSSMLNQGLGVPGIGATQGFRTGFTNVPSRYGTNNRIGQPRP, from the exons tcctgGAAGATACTGCTCTTTGGTGCAATAAACTTAACATGTACTGGCTTCCTGCTTATGTGGTGCAGTTCCACTAACAGTATAG CTTTAACTGCCTATACGTACTTGACCATTTTTGATCTTTTTAG TTTAATGACGTGTTTGATAAGTTACTGGGTAATGATGAGGAAACCTAGCCCTGTCTATTCATTTGG ATTTGAAAGATTAGAAGTCTTAGCTGTATTTGCCTCCACAGTCTTGGCACAGTTGGGAGCTCTCTTTATATTAAAAGAAAG tgcAGAGCGCTTTTTGGAGCAGCCTGAGATACACAC GGGAAGATTATTAGTTGGTACTTTTGTGGCTCTTTCCTTCAACTTGTTCACAATGCTTTCTATTCGGAATAAACCTTTTGCTTATGTCTCTGAAG CTGCTAGTACGAGTTGGCTTCAAGAGCATGTTGCAGATCTTAGTCGAAG cTTGTGTGGAATTATTCCAGGACTTAGCAGTATCTTCCTTCCCCGGATGAATCCGTTTGTTTTGATTGATCTCGCTGGAGCATTTGCTCTTTGTATTACATATATGCTAATTGAAATTAA caattATTTTGCTGTAGACACTGCTTCTGCCATAGCCATTGCTCTGATGACGTTTGGCACTATGTATCCCATGAGCGTGTACAGTGGCAAAGTGTTACTGCAG aCAACACCACCCCATGTTATTGGCCAGCTGGACAAACTTATCAGAGAG GTATCTACTCTGGATGGAGTTTTAGAAGTTCGGAATGAGCATTTTTGGACCCTAGGTTTTGGCTCATTG GCTGGATCAGTTCATGTAAGAATTCGACGAGATGCCAATGAACAAATGGTTCTTGCTCATGTGACCAACAGGCTATATACTCTAGTGTCTACCTTGACTGTTCAGATTTTCAAGGATGATTGGATTAGACCTGCCTTACTCTCTGGGCCTGTTGCTGCCAACGTCCTAAACTTTTCAGATCATCACATAATTCCAATGCCTCCTTCAAAGGGTGCTGATGATTCAAACCCTGTCACATCGACTCCAGCTAAACCTACTAGTCCACCTCCAGAATTTTCATTTAACACCCCTGGAAAAAACATAAACCCAGTCATTCTCCTAAATACCCAAACAAGACCTTATGGTTTGGGTCTTAATCATGGACACACACCTTACAGTAGCATGCTTAATCAAGGACTTGGAGTTCCAGGAATTGGAGCAACCCAAGGATTCAGGACTGGTTTTACAAATGTGCCAAGTAGATATGGAACTAACAATAGAATTGGACAACCAAGACCATGA